A region of the Streptomyces sp. NBC_00442 genome:
CGAAGCCGACGCCGCCGCCGCCGCCGCCGACGCCGAACAGGAGCACGCCGCATGAGGCGCTTCGCCCTGCGCACCGGCGTCCGCTGGAAGATCAGCATCGCGATCACCGCGGTCGGCGCGCTCACCGTGATGGCGCTGAGCCTCGTCGTGCACAACGCCGCCCGGGTCTCCATGCTCGACAACGCCCGCGACGTGCAGATGGAGCGGCTCAACTTCGCGCAGAACTACTACGAGACCAGCAACAAGCGGGTCCGCTTCGGCACCAAGCTGAACGATCCCGCCCTGCCGGCCACCCTGAAGACCAAGGCCCTCCAGGGACGCAAGGTCTCCTCGGTGCAGGAGCGCGGCAGCGGCCCGCCCGACATCTGGGCCGCCGTGCCCGTGGGCAACGGCGACGTCCTGTCGCTGCACTCCACCTTCACCGACCGCAGCTCCAACGTGATGGCCGACCTGGACCGCGCCCTGGTCATCGGCTCGGTCGCGGTCGTCTTCGGCGGCTGCGCGCTCGGCATCCTCATCGGCGGCCAGATCTCGCGCCGGCTGCGCAAGGCGGCCGACGCGGCGGGCAAGGTGGCCGAGGGCAACACCGACGTCCGGGTGCGGGACGCCATCGGCGGCTTCGTACGCGACGAGACCGACGAGCTCGCCCGCGCCGTGGACGCGCTCACCGACGCCCTCCAGGAACGCATCGAGGCCGAGCGCCGGGTCACCGCGGACATCGCGCACGAGCTGCGCACCCCGGTCACCGGGCTGCTCACCGCCGCCGAACTGCTGCCGCCGGGCCGCCCCACCGAGCTGGTGCGCAACCGGGCGCAGGCCATGCGCACCCTGGTCGAGGACGTCCTGGAGGTCGCCCGGCTCGACAGCGCGTCCGAGCGGGCCGAGTTGCAGGACATCGCGCTCGGCGAGTTCGTCAGCCGCCGGGTCGCGGCCTTCGATCCCGAGGTGAGGGTCAGGGTCGTCCACGAGTCGTGGGTCAGCACCGACCCGCGCCGCCTGGAGCGCATCCTGGGCAATCTGCTCGGCAACGCCGCCAAGCACGGCGGGGGTCCGGTGGAGGTCACCGTCGAGGGCCGGGTCGTACGGGTCCGCGACCACGGGGCGGGTTTCCCCGAAGCGCTGCTCCGCGAGGGGCCCAGTCGGTTCCGCACCGGGTCGAGCGACCGGGCGGGCAACGGGCACGGCCTGGGTCTGACGATCGCCGCGGGCCAGGCCAGGGTGCTCGGCGCCCGGCTCACCTTCCGCAACGTCGCGCCCGAGGCCCTCGCCGGCGGCGCGGGTTCCGGCGGCGCGATCGCCGTGCTCTGGCTCCCCGAGCACGCGCCGACCAACACGGGCACCTTCCCCGTCCAGCCGCCGGGAAAGAACGGCCGCTAGGCGTAGGGGCCCCGGGCCGGCGGACCGCATGAATCCTCATGGTCCGCTCGATCCTCATGGTCCGCTCGATCCTCATGGTCCGCGCGATCCTCATGATCCGCGCGATCCTCATGATCCGGTCCGTCGGCGGGCAGACGTCAACAGCCGAACGGGGCAACACTGTTGACCATGCATGAGGCCCACCACCCTTCGCCGTCCGCCGTCCTGCCCGCGCAGCAGGAGCGCCCGCGGCCCCCCGAGTCCGGGGAGGCGGAACGGCGGGCCACCTGGTTCGAGTTGTTCTGCGACCTCGTCTTCGTCGCGGCCGTCGGCCAGGTCACCCGGCGCATCGGCGCCGCCCCCGGCCTCGGTTCGGTGGCCGCGGCGGCCGCCCTGTTCGTGCCGCTGTGGTGGACGTGGGTGCTGTACGCGGTACGGGCCAACCGAGCGGACCGCGACATCACTTCGCACCGGCTGCTCACCATGGCGGGGCTCGTGGCGGTGTGCGGTCTCGCGGTGTTCGTGGGCGGCGTGGGAGCCTCCGACGCCGCCGACACCGGCTTCGCCCTGTCGTATCTGGGTGCCCGGCTCGGCGTCGCCGCGCTGTATGCGCTGGAGGCCCGCCGCGACCGCGGGCTGGCCCCGCTGCTGACCTCGTTCGCCGCCGGGTCGCTCTGCTCGGCGCCGTTCTGGGCGGGCGGCGCGCTGCTGGCTCCGGCGGGGCCGGTCCGGTACGGGATCTGGGCCGGCGGGATGCTGGTCGACCTGGCCGTCCCGCTGCTCTCGGGCCGCCGGATCGCCAAGGCGGGGCACCACGCCGAGCATCTGCGCGAACGCTTCGGCCTGTTCACCATCATCGTGCTCGGCGAGTCGGTGCTGGGCTTCACCAACGGGCTCGTCCAAGCGCGCACGGCGGGTCCCGCGCTGGTGACCGGGGCCGCGGCCTTCGTGCTGT
Encoded here:
- the cseC gene encoding two-component system sensor histidine kinase CseC, with translation MRRFALRTGVRWKISIAITAVGALTVMALSLVVHNAARVSMLDNARDVQMERLNFAQNYYETSNKRVRFGTKLNDPALPATLKTKALQGRKVSSVQERGSGPPDIWAAVPVGNGDVLSLHSTFTDRSSNVMADLDRALVIGSVAVVFGGCALGILIGGQISRRLRKAADAAGKVAEGNTDVRVRDAIGGFVRDETDELARAVDALTDALQERIEAERRVTADIAHELRTPVTGLLTAAELLPPGRPTELVRNRAQAMRTLVEDVLEVARLDSASERAELQDIALGEFVSRRVAAFDPEVRVRVVHESWVSTDPRRLERILGNLLGNAAKHGGGPVEVTVEGRVVRVRDHGAGFPEALLREGPSRFRTGSSDRAGNGHGLGLTIAAGQARVLGARLTFRNVAPEALAGGAGSGGAIAVLWLPEHAPTNTGTFPVQPPGKNGR
- a CDS encoding low temperature requirement protein A, giving the protein MHEAHHPSPSAVLPAQQERPRPPESGEAERRATWFELFCDLVFVAAVGQVTRRIGAAPGLGSVAAAAALFVPLWWTWVLYAVRANRADRDITSHRLLTMAGLVAVCGLAVFVGGVGASDAADTGFALSYLGARLGVAALYALEARRDRGLAPLLTSFAAGSLCSAPFWAGGALLAPAGPVRYGIWAGGMLVDLAVPLLSGRRIAKAGHHAEHLRERFGLFTIIVLGESVLGFTNGLVQARTAGPALVTGAAAFVLCACLWWSYFSASGSRPGAHAELADDPRLLNIYVFGHLPVQLGLAVTGGAIGTAVLGSGGRLSTALALCVLGGVALFLLATAVVRAAFTGVRDGVVRVRLGTAGLVVSLVPAAGRVPAWAMLVGPAVLLALSVAAETPAHRTRPPARRG